The Haliotis asinina isolate JCU_RB_2024 chromosome 2, JCU_Hal_asi_v2, whole genome shotgun sequence genomic interval TTATGTCCAGAAACCGCGTCCAGATTTCACACCACTGATTTTTAGTTCAATGATTTTACACACCAAAAATAACttgaataataaaaaaaataccgaaacttgtaaataatgtttaaaaatgtgtatttaatttttttcacaGGAAAAACAAGAATACTTTGAGGGGAGACACCCAGAATGGTCAGGGAATCAAGGTACGGGTATTTGCACTGTTACGTGGCTCACCCGTATCTACTGACGTTTACCTGAATGCGTCCGTGGAATATATGATTAATAAATGAATGTATCACAACTTAAATTACACTGGGATTGGGCAAGGGGCAATGTACTGAAGGATGGGCATTAATACATGAATTATTAGTATTGGTATTATTAGCAGGAGAAAAATACATCTACGCTCACTCGCTGTTacacactggattgtctggtcccacctagattatttacagatcgcggccaaataactggaatattgctggagtgcATCGTTAAACAAGTTAAAAACAAaccatagtagtagtagtagtagtagtagtagtagtagtagtagtagtagtggcagtagtagtaacgTCTAAAACTGAACTTATCAAGGAAGGCCTTGATGCGCCCGTCATGAGGAGTCTTCACTTTGTGAAGAGTTCTTTCCCTTCGACTGTATTCTTACAAGATACACCGTGGTATCGCGGAGACGACATTGTTTCATCGAGCACTCATGCTTTTTACAGCAGGGCTTACCTTGATTACAAACTATTTACATAGAATACACTATCTAAGAATTTGTGGATAGTGTGTGAGGGGCCTCTATCGTTGTAATTACAGCTGTCATGCATAGTAAATGGAGCCTGACCTGCACATGTTTGGTGACCTTTCCCTCTGAAAAAGGCTTCTTCCGTCTGTCTGTTCGTCTCAAAGTTCTGAGACGTGTGTGAGGACCTGGGCAGCGATTCTGTCGTGGAAAGGAACTGGAAAGTTCCTATTTCCTCAGAGATGCTGTCGGGAATGTTCCTGGGTCGTAGAAACTTCTGAGACCGAGGACGTCTTTTTTGATTGACGAAAAGACGTTTCTTGCGATCTCTGTACCTGTAAATCTGATCATACAAAATTGATTACTGTTTGTCGAATGTCGTGTTGTCCAGCACGGTCACGTGTGGATGCTGTAACTGCCAATGGCCATCACTCTTTCTCAggtaagatatatatatatttgaaactgaCTACGTCGTATGCAATCATTTCGTTTCAATTACGACATCCTGGAACACTCACTCGCTGTCACACAATTACATTCACTTACCGAAGTAAGGAGCTTCGGTTTATATCTCCACAGGGGACCAGATAAAATCCTGTCTTTTAGGCAACAGTGGATCCTCTTCATCTGCCCTTTCAGTGTCTTTACGCAGCTTTCCATGTTATGGATTTGACCTGCCTTCGTCAAGGTGAAAACATAAGTTTCAGGTATAGCCCCAGCTTGTATGTCTGAACGTTCTGCTTTGCCATCAGCGTGCATGTCTGAACCTTCTAGTTTGTCATCAACTTGCATGCCTAAAAGTTCTGGCTTGCCATCTACCTGCATGTCTAAACGTTCTGGGTTGCCATTAACTTGCATGTCCGAAGGTTTTGGCTCGCCATCAACTTGCATGTCTGAACCGCCTTGCTTGCCACCAACCTGCATGTCTGAACCTCCATGCTTGCCATCAGCTTGCATTTCGGAACGTTCTGACTTGCAATCAGCTTGTTTTTCAGAATGTTCTGGCTTGCCATCTATCTGCATGTCTAAACGTTCTGGGTTGCCATCAACTTTCATGTCCGAACCTTCTTGGTTGCCATCAACTTGCATGTTTGAAGGTTTTGCCTCGCCATCAACTTGCATGTCCGATCCTCCTTGCTTGCCACCAGCTTGCATGTCTGAACCTCCTTGCATGTCTACCTGCATGTCTAAACGTTTTGGTTCGTCATAAACTTGCATGTTTGGAGATTTTGGATTGCCATCAACTTGCATGTCTGAACCATCTGGTTTGGCATCAACTTGCATGTCTGAACGTTCTGGCTTGTCGTAATCATTCATGTCTGAAGGTTTTGACTTGCCATCATCTTGCATGTCGGAACACCCTGGCTTGCCATCAATTTCGACCTCTATATCATTTTGCGCGAGGACATCTTGGCTGTCTGAGAACCCGCTCCTCCCAAAAATTTGATTGTCTGAACCCCCTTTCTTGCCACCACCATGCCTGGTTGAACCTTCTCTCTTGTCACTAATTCTCTCGCCCATGCCATCAGCTCGATTGGCTGAGCCTTCTTGCTTGCCATCTGTGTTCACGTTAAAATCTTTTCCTGACACGATGGTAATAATCTCGAAATTGTCGTTCGAAAAGAACCGCAGTGTATCACCTAGCCTTGGTGTTACAGTCGACGAATGATATCCATTTTCGCCCTCCTGACGATGCGTGTCCGAGTTTCTGGGTTTTCTGGGTACATTAGATGTGTCTGTGTCCTTTGTCATATTTGTACAGGAATCGGATAGCCACGTTTCACCCTGATTTCTGCTTTTGACATCTGACTGTTTTTTTAGCTCGAAACCAGCACCGCTGGACGACACACAAGTTTCCTTTGAAGTAAAATCCGTCTCACAATTCACCACGTTTGTAAAAGACGATCCTTGCGCATCGGTCTTAATCTCCGGATCCTGAATTATTCTGAAATATGTCATCTGAAGCTCGTATATTGTCATTATTGCAATGCAGTTCAGGAGGAACCACTGCATATCCCTTTCCGGCAATGGGGGCTCGTCTTCACAGGGGGGCATCAAAGTACAGCCATCGCCTGGAGGTATTATGTGGTCCTTCCGAATTGAGTCACTGAACGAGGTAATGCTTTCATAACCAGTATAGGATTTGCAGGCATCTACTTCTGCCCTGCAGTGGATCCATTTAGTTTCCGAAATGGGTTGTTCGGTAACtatttcatgattattttcTGTGATCTGATAGTAATCGGCCGTATTCCATTTCCCTTCCGACATACTGAAAACGTTGTGCATTTTTGATGGTGAACCGTTCAGAAATGACCACAGACTTTCAATCCGAGAATCCACACCAAGAGGTCCATCGTCGTTAATTATCATTCCGTATCCGCTTCCATGCAATGTATCATGTTGTACAAGCCATGCAAGCATGCTCTGGCAGACACCGATCCCTCTGCATGCCACTAGTAGGATGAGGTCCAGCCCCAGTGTAACCCACTTCACAAAGATGTCTGGCAGACTGTGCCGGCTGGTGAGTGACTCTGAGTGCAGCATCTTCGTACTGGCAGCAGGTTCGGCACTGTGTCGTCGGCGTGAAGGATCCGATACCTGGATAACATAATACATTTATCAAACATATGCTCACAACAGCAGCCACTAGTCTGACCTGATTCTTCACAGAACCCCGTAATGCtggtagaatattgctgacagagcTCAAAACACAAATAACACGTATAACGGAGCGAGAATCTCTGGAAATCTTTTATGTCTTTTGTGGAATTGACTTAACTCCAAGAAGTTACTCTTATATCCAGAAACCGCGTTGGAAATGTTTTCACATCACGGGCTTTAATTCTATgattttacatacatacatacaatataaatGCCAGAACTTATTGCTCTTCAAATGTTCAGCTTATGTCTCCACGCACTTGCTGAATTTTTGTTATCAGCACGAGCATTGTTATGAGATTAGAAAAATAGAAGCAGTGATCTAATCATTTGCTGTCCCTTAGAGCTGGGCCCCTCAACTCTCCCACCTTCCTCACATCCATCCTTACTCATGACGGGTCCTCGTAGGGTGACATTAAACTCTAAATCCAGGGCCACTCCGCTCTTCCATCACCCTGACACCCACCACAGTACATGTTGGGTCATCCCGTGATTTCATTAAACCCCAAACCTTCAGTCTCTCTGCTCCATCATCACCCTCTCATCCACCCCAATACATCATACTAGGTATTTTTGAGGGTCTTTTTAAAGCTTTGGGCCCCCCTCTGCTCTTACATCGCCCTCACAGTCAGCCCGGTATATAATGAACCCTTGTGTCGTTTCAATGCAATTGCATTCTCCTACTGGGTACACCGGTGCTCATTATGTCAGTCACGAGACAGACGAGTCTCGAGTCGATGATTCCTTATGttatctcacacataaatgtcgctgtctgattggc includes:
- the LOC137274015 gene encoding uncharacterized protein, with the protein product MLHSESLTSRHSLPDIFVKWVTLGLDLILLVACRGIGVCQSMLAWLVQHDTLHGSGYGMIINDDGPLGVDSRIESLWSFLNGSPSKMHNVFSMSEGKWNTADYYQITENNHEIVTEQPISETKWIHCRAEVDACKSYTGYESITSFSDSIRKDHIIPPGDGCTLMPPCEDEPPLPERDMQWFLLNCIAIMTIYELQMTYFRIIQDPEIKTDAQGSSFTNVVNCETDFTSKETCVSSSGAGFELKKQSDVKSRNQGETWLSDSCTNMTKDTDTSNVPRKPRNSDTHRQEGENGYHSSTVTPRLGDTLRFFSNDNFEIITIVSGKDFNVNTDGKQEGSANRADGMGERISDKREGSTRHGGGKKGGSDNQIFGRSGFSDSQDVLAQNDIEVEIDGKPGCSDMQDDGKSKPSDMNDYDKPERSDMQVDAKPDGSDMQVDGNPKSPNMQVYDEPKRLDMQVDMQGGSDMQAGGKQGGSDMQVDGEAKPSNMQVDGNQEGSDMKVDGNPERLDMQIDGKPEHSEKQADCKSERSEMQADGKHGGSDMQVGGKQGGSDMQVDGEPKPSDMQVNGNPERLDMQVDGKPELLGMQVDDKLEGSDMHADGKAERSDIQAGAIPETYVFTLTKAGQIHNMESCVKTLKGQMKRIHCCLKDRILSGPLWRYKPKLLTSIYRYRDRKKRLFVNQKRRPRSQKFLRPRNIPDSISEEIGTFQFLSTTESLPRSSHTSQNFETNRQTEEAFFRGKGHQTCAGNPEACSDFVDGLIYKAGDSWTTIKRKEELKFLLRPDQQLCERQTVKGLAMHCLPKMELWEIQRLMESERRGYRHETCVDHVFQELKAHGLKVGHVVQYFSQHHSRRHDVIRVIEKIHGDCKFCSCLYDHDDYDSTSGI